The following nucleotide sequence is from Synechococcus sp. CBW1004.
GGATCTGCGTGCCGGATCCACCAGCCTGGGTCAATGGCATGGCATTGAGCTTAGTCCAGGCGGAGCCAATGCCCTTCTCATCCCGGAGGGATGCGCCCATGGCTTCCAGGTGCTGGAGGCGCCGGCCGAACTGATCTATGTGCACTCGGGTCCCTACGCGCCCGCTCATGAGTGGGCGGCCCGCTGGGACGACCCCCGTCTTGCCATAGCCTGGCCTCTGCCGGTGGCGCAGCTTTCCGCTCGCGACGCGGCTCACCCCCTGCTCCCGGACGATTTCGCCGGTCTGCCGTTCTGATGCACTGCCGCCACTGCGCCACCCCCCTGCGGCATTCCGTGATCGACCTGGGCTTCGCGCCGCCCTCCAATGCCTATCTCGCGGCGGATGGTCTGAATCGGCCGGAGATCACCTATCCCCTGCGGGTTCTGGTCTGCGATCAGTGCTGGCTCGTGCAGACCGATGACGTCACCGATGCAGACGCGCTGTTTACCCACGATTACGCCTATTTCTCCAGCACCTCCTCCAGCTGGGTGGCCCATGCTCGCGCCTACTGCGAGGCGGTGATTCCCCGCCTGGGGCTCGATTCGAGCAGCCTGGTGATCGAGGTGGCCAGCAACGATGGCTATCTGCTCCAGCACATGCAGGCCGCGGCCATTCCCTGCCTGGGCATTGAACCCACCGCCAGCACCGCTGCGGCCGCAGAGGCTTTGGGGATCCCTGTGCTGCGTGAGTTCTTCGGCGAAGCCCTGGCGCGGCGTCTGGTGACGGAGGGGCACCAGGCGGATCTGATTCTGGGTAACAACGTCTATGCCCATGTCCCTGACATCAATGATTTCACCCGTGGTTTGGCGGCGGTGCTCAAGCCAGGCGGCACGATCACACTGGAGTTTCCCCATCTGCTGCAGCTGATTGAGCACGGCCAGTTCGACACGATCTATCACGAGCATTTCTCCTATCTGTCTCTGCTGGCCGTCCAGCGCATTTTTGCGGCAGCGGGCCTGCGCCTCTTTGCGGTGGAGGAGCTCTCCACCCATGGGGGCAGCCTCAGGATCTATGGCGCCCACGCCGACGATCCCCGCCCGACCGAGGGTTCCGTGTC
It contains:
- a CDS encoding dTDP-4-dehydrorhamnose 3,5-epimerase family protein, whose product is MQLSPTSIAGVIELRNPGFEDSRGAFQRLFDAAEWCDCWGDRPVGQVNHSRTTTVGALRGLHLQLPPAAESKLVRCIRGRVFDVAVDLRAGSTSLGQWHGIELSPGGANALLIPEGCAHGFQVLEAPAELIYVHSGPYAPAHEWAARWDDPRLAIAWPLPVAQLSARDAAHPLLPDDFAGLPF
- a CDS encoding class I SAM-dependent methyltransferase, with the protein product MHCRHCATPLRHSVIDLGFAPPSNAYLAADGLNRPEITYPLRVLVCDQCWLVQTDDVTDADALFTHDYAYFSSTSSSWVAHARAYCEAVIPRLGLDSSSLVIEVASNDGYLLQHMQAAAIPCLGIEPTASTAAAAEALGIPVLREFFGEALARRLVTEGHQADLILGNNVYAHVPDINDFTRGLAAVLKPGGTITLEFPHLLQLIEHGQFDTIYHEHFSYLSLLAVQRIFAAAGLRLFAVEELSTHGGSLRIYGAHADDPRPTEGSVSALLERERQAGLDQLSTYRDFQQRAEATKHGLLRFLLDERAAGRRVVAYGAAAKGNTLLNYAGVGSDLLARVADGAAAKQNHWMPGNHIPIVAPEQLWADAAPDTVLILPWNLAAELVPLIRDLHRRLAPDAPQPRIVTAVPELKEHG